TCATCAGTAAACAGGCCTATTGGTAGCTGTTTCATGGTTACAGTTGTTCTTTTGGACCATGCTAATGTTTGCGGATACAGCTCGGCTACTTTTTTTAAAGGGTATTCTTTTCGGAGTTGTAATAATGCGGAATTGAAGCCGGCAAGTTTTATAAAGCCTCTTTGCTACCAGTCCATTTTTTGTGCTATAAATGCACTCAATTCTTCGGCCATTTGTGTATGCTCTGCCATGGTAGGGTGGCTATCGCAGCCGCTGGCATAGCGCTGGCTATAGAAGTAATGGGTGATGCGACTGATGCCCTGCTGCCGGCTTTGCTGCACCACCGCCAGTAAGTAGCGTTGCAATACTGCATTTAGTTCTGCATGTGCCATTGGGCTATTGAGTAAAATAAATGTAGCCTTGGGGTAATGCTGTTGCATTTGTTGCAGCAGTTGTACGTAGGCGTTGGTAAAGGCCACAGAATCTTGTATTCCATCGTTTTGACCAAGGCAAATGGTTACCACATCGGGCTGGTAGCGGCTAAAGCTCCATGGCAGGGCGTTGTCTGTCATGTTGATTTTGTTGTACACCTGCGGCATAACGGTTGTTTTATTGCAGCAGCTGTGTATGAGGCCAATACCCGACACGGAGGAGAGTTGCCATTGGGCGTTTAATTTTTGGGCGGTGAGTGGTCCATAGGCTTTGGATGCCCGGTGCTGATTGTACCACTGTCCGGTGTTGCAGGGGGCATCCTGCGTATCCATGCCTGTGCCGCAGGTGATGGAGTTGCCGAAAAATTCGATGCGGCGACTGGGGGCTTTGGGCAAAGGCAGGAGCCTGTTGCAACGTACGCCCCGCAGTTCGAGGTAGCCCATATCGGCTTCGGTGTTTTTGGTGATGGTGAGCTTGTGCCTGCGTTGCTTTTTGTTGGCTGCAATGTGTAGTACGTTATCTTTTCCGGTAAGCCATACTTTGTAAGAAGGTTCATTGTCGACTTGAATTTCGACACCGTTGTGATTGGTGCCCCATTTCATTTCATCGCCCAATAATACGGTGCAGCTATCGCCGCGAAATGACAACTCAATGTACACACCCGGTGCCCAAAAACGAGGCAGTTGCGGTTGTTCATTACTCACTCTGCCGGTGATGCGGATTTGGGGATGATTGGCTGCATAGCTTGGTACTGCCGGGCTGTGCCAAAGCTGTGATGAAACCCATGCAGAGCAGGCTGCAGCAAAAAAAGCGAAACATCATAGGGGCATTTATTTGCGGCGTAAATAAGGAGCAATGAGTGGTTGCCAGATGGCATAGCCCTGTTTGTTCATGTGCAGTTTGTCTGACAAGAAAATGTCTTCCCGAATGCTGCCATCTGCATTGAGCATGTGGCTGTACACATCAATGTATTCGAGCCGTTTGGTGCGGTTGGCAAAGGTTTTGATGAGCTCGTTGGCGGCTTGCATTTGCGGGAGTACTTTTTGTCTGAACGGACTTGGCTTCATGGAAATGTAAACAATGGGCACTTTCGGCATTTTGCTGCGGATGTAATTGTGCAATCTTTTGAAGCGAACGAGGATGCTGTCGGCAGTTATCTGCGGACCGCCACCAAAATCATTTTCGCCGCAGTAAATCACAATTTGTTTGGGGTTGTATGGAAAGATGATTTCATCGGCATAGAGCAATAAGTGCGGCAGCGAGGAGCCGCCAAAGCCCCTGTTGAGAATGGGATAGCCCGGAAAATAATCCTGCACATCTTTCCAGTTGGTAAAGCTGGAACTGCCAATGAACAGGATGGGTTTTTGTGGGGGTGCTTTGATAGAATCCTGTTTTTTAAACCACGCAATTTCATTGGCAAATGGTGCTGCCGCTTGTGCCTGTGTGGTATTGGTTGGCGCTGTAAGCATACAGCAGACAACCACTATTGTCCATACGCTTTTCAATAATCTATTCGTCATATAAATACTCGTTTTTCGTAACTGTAATTTTCACGGAATTCTTTGGGGGTGCAGTTTTTCTTTTTGCGGAACAGGCGGTTGAAATTGGAAATATTGTTGAAGCCGCAGTGATAAGCTACTTCAGCAACCGGTTGATGCGTATCGATGAGTAGCCGCGACGCATGGCCCAATCGTATTTCGAGCAGGCTATCCATAAAGCTGATGCCGGTGTGAGATTTGAAGAAGCGGCTGAAAGATACCTGTGTCATGTTGGCCAGCTTGGCAGCATCGGCCAGGGCAATGGGTTTGTCGAAATTTTGTTTCATGTACTCCATTACCTTTTCTACGCGGCGGCTGGTGTAGCTGCTTTGTACATTGTTGAAACTGCCATTGGATAATATGCGCATGTTTCTGGAAATGGAGAGGTCGTGTAAAATGGACATGAGTTCGAGTACCGAATCGAAGCCCTGTTTGGTGCGCAGTTGTTTCAACCGCGGACTGATTTGCTGAATGGTGCTTTTGGAGAAGAGAATGCCCCTTGTGGATTTCTCGAACATGTCGCGGATAAAATGCAGTTGATTGCGCCGCAGCATTTTGTCGTCAAACAAGTCTTTGTGAAACTGAATGGTGATTTCTTGTATATCACGGCTTTTGCATTGATGTGTTTTCCAAACATGTGGCAGGTTGGGGCCCACCAGCACCAGTTCTGCTGCGTCTATCACTTCAATATGATCGCCAATGACGCGTTTGGCTCCCTTTGCATTTAAGATGCAGTTGAGTTCATATTCTTCATGATAATGCAGGGGAAAATCGAACTCGGTTTTGGTGCGTTCGAAAATGGTAAAGCAATCGCTGGCGGTGAGCGGCGTTATTTCTTTCAGGATGTTTCTTTGGCTCGTCATGATAAAATAATATCATTTATGAATGCTGAGTAAACCTGCCTGATTGGGCTTGTATTGTGCTGTTATTACAGTGTGTGAAGAAAGAGAATTGCAGGGAGATTCAAACTGTTTTTCAGAAAAGTACAATAATTGGATAAAATAGTACTATTTAGCTGGACCCTTCGAAATCTACATTTGAACAAACAATCTTGCTGTATGAGAAAATTCATGTCGTGTTGTTTGCTGCTGTGTGTTTTTGTATTGTACGAAGCACAGGCGCAAACAAGAAAAGTAACCGGAAAGGTTACTGACGAACAGGGCGCTGCATTGAGTGGTGCCACTGTTTCGGTGAAGCAAACGGCTATTTCAACCCTTACCGATGCGAAAGGTGCTTTTACGATTGAAGTGCCGGCTACCGGCAAAACATTGCTGATATCGTATGTGGGCATGGAAACGCTGGAATTGCCTATTCAGGGAAAAAACAATGTAACCGCACAATTAAAAACGCAGGCCAGTGCACTGGGCGATGTGGTGGTGATTGGGTATGGTAGTGTCCGCAAAACGGATGCTACAGGTGCCGTGCAACGCCTTACCCGTGAAGATTTGTTGCGGGATAATCCCAGCAATATTTTGCAAGCGATGCAGGGCAAGCTGGCCGGTGTAAACGTCACGCAAAACGATGGTGCGCCGGGTGCAGGCCTCAGTATCAGGGTGCGGGGTTCCAATTCTTTTTGGGTGGTACAGAACCTTTGTATGTGATAGACGGTGTACCGTTCAACAACAGCAACAGTGGCGGCACGCCTGGCTCTATTGGTGAAGATGAAAAGCAAACGCTGAATGTGTTGGCCTTTCTTAACCCCAACGATATTGAATCCATCGACATTTTGAAAGATGCTTCGGCAACGGCTATCTACGGTTCTCGTGGTGCCAATGGTGTGGTGCTCATTACCACCCGCAAGGGCAGGCTGGGCAAAGACCGTGTAGAACTCACAGTGAATTTGGGTATGGCAGAAGTAAGCCGCAAGTTGCCGATGCTGTCGCCACAACAATTTGCCCGCTATCAAAATCTCTCTTATGAAAATGCCAATTACTACGATGGTACTTCCTACAATATTCCATACTCACCCGAGCAGATTGATTCGTTGGGCAGCGACAAGAACAACTGGCAGGATGCCATTTTCAGAAAAGGATTTTCGCAGCAGTATGCATTGAATGTATCGGGTGCTACGGAGTCTGGCAGCCACAGTTTGTCATTTCAATACCTCAATCAGGAAGGTACGATCATTCAATCAGATTTCAGAAAGATAGGATTGAATGCCAACCTGCATCGCAACGTAGGCAAATTTGTGAAAGTGGGCACCAGTACGTCTATTGCCAACTCTCGAACCAATGGTGTAAAAACCGGTACAGATAAATCGGATGCGGCCAGTGCCGGTGTTATTCGTGCTGCCCTTACTTATCCGCCTACCATTCAGCAAGAAGAAGAATTTGATGGTACCGGTGAAGGCTTCTTCATTACGAACCCTGTTATTTATTCTAGAGATGTACTCAACCGGGTGACGGGTTACACCATCTTTTCTTCCAACTATGCTGAAGTCAGTTTTTTGAAAGACTTCAAGTTTCGGCAGAACCTGGGTTTTAACTACGGTGCCAACACCCGAGATCAGTATTATCCTCGCACTGTGTATGAAGGATTTAGCGTAAAAGGTTCGGCATTGAAGGCGGATAATATCTGGACGAGCATGGTATCTGAAAGCATTCTGACATTCAACAAGAAACTGGACAATCACAGCATTAATGTAATGGGTGCTTCTACGTTTGAAAGAACCAACGGTCAATCAAAAAGAGCGGAAGCCAAAACCTTCCCCAATGATTTGTTGCAAAATGAAAACATGCAATCTGCCGAGCAGGTGTTGCCCATCATTACCAACAAGTATCAGTCTACACTGATTTCATTTTTGGGTCGTATCAATTATACCTACAAAGACAAACTGTTGCTGACACTTTCTTATCGTCAGGATGGCTCCAGCAAGTTTGGTAAAAACAACAAGTGGTCGGGCTTTCCATCTGCTGCAGTAGCGTGGAAGTTGCATCAGGAAAAATGGCTGCAAAAATCCAAGGCAATTTCTAACCTCACCATGCGGTTGAGCTATGGCCAAACCGGTAATCAGGGTATTGGTTCGTATGCATCGCTGTCGAAACTGGCAGTGTACAACTACACATTCAACGGCACTACACAAACAGGATTGGCCGATGACGTGTATGCCGGTCCTGCGAACCCCGGTTTGAAGTGGGAAACCACTACTGCCTACAATGCCGGAATCGATTTGGGCTTGTTCAACAACCGCCTGCAGTTGCATGCCGATGCGTATGTAAAAAGAACAGATGATTTGCTGCAATACATCACCACGCCGGCTTCTACAGGTTTTCAGCGCCAGCTGCGCAACTCTGGTTCTGTAGAAAACAAAGGCCTTGAATTGTCGGTAGAAGGTTTGATTGTAAACAACAAAAACTTTCAGTGGAAAGCCAATGCCAATATTGCTTTCAACCGCAATAAAATCCTGAGTTTGGGTGGCGATGTGAAGGAGCAATTTGCCAGCAATATTTCTACCCGTGATGCGCCTTTTATTCAGGTGGCGGGTCAGCCCATTGGTGCTTTGTATGGCTATGTAGAAGACGGCTATTACGACAACGAAGCAGAAGTGCGTAATTCCATGGTGTATGTGAATCAGCCGTGGGCCATCATTCGCCGCATGATCGGTGAAGTAAAATATCTGAACCTCGACAATGATCCTACTTCTATAGCAGCTACCGACAGAATGGTCATCGGCAATGTGAATCCCGATTACACATTTGGATTCATCAACAACTTCAGCTACAAAAACTTTGACCTCAGCATTTTCATCAATGGTGTGCAGGGTAATGATGTGGTGAACATGAACAAAGTATTCAATGGCAATATCGGTTCGTCTAAAAACATCAGCGAAGACATGCTGGCTGGTGCGTGGACGCAGGGCAAAGACAATAGCATGGCTACTGAACCTAAAGCCATTCGTCAGTTTTGGCGTACACTGTTGTTCTCCCGCCGTTTTATTGAAGATGGCAGTTTTGTCCGCATCAAGAATGTAGCATTGGGCTACACTCTTCCCAAGAAGTTGGTGAAGGGAATCAACTCCATTCGGGTAGTGGCCAGTGTTAATAACCTGTACACATTTACGAAGTATACAGGCTTCGATCCGGAAGTGAACAGCTATGGTGATAATCCTGCTTTGTTTGGTGTAGACCTGGGTGGTTATCCCAATGCCAGAACCTACAATTTGACCATTCGTTGCGGCTTCTAATTGTGCACGTCAAAAAAAGAAAGAGGAATGAAAAAGAGTATACAAATAAAAACGATACTGGCTGCACTCACGGGCATGTTGTTGCTCAGCGCCTGTAGCAAAGAGCTGGAAGAAAAACCGTTTTCGTTTTTGTCGCCGGAAAATTTTTACAAGAACGAAAGTGATGCCAAAACCGCCATCAATGGGGTGTACAACGCTCTATACACCTATGATATGTATCTACAGCCGTTTTGGAATCTTACGGTGTTGGATGACGATCATGTATCTGGTGTAGACTGGTTTTTGGGTACCAGTGGTGCGGGTAACCCGCAAGGTTATTGGGGTGTGAACGGACCATGGGTGGGATGTTACAGCATCATTGCCCGTGCCAATACCGTGCTGGAAAATGTGGCCAATATTGAAACACAAATTGACCCCGAGATTAAAACCCGCATTATGGGTGAAGCCCACTTCTTGCGGGCATGGTCTTATTTTCAGTTGGTGCAGTTGTACGGGCCTGTGCCGGTACGTTTGAAATCATTGTCGGCAGATGCGAATCCTGCAGTGCCCCGTACACCGGTGAAAGAAGTGTACCAGGTAATTATTGATGAGTTGAAGCTGGCCGAAACGATGTTGTTCCCGGTTGGTCATAGCAAGGCTGGTGAGCCCGGCCGTGCCACCCGTGGATTGGCAAAGGGATTGCTGGCCAAAGTGTATCTCACTATGGCATCGGGTGGCGTGGCATCGGGCACGGTATCGGTGCGTGGTGGTCAAGACAATGCGGTGTATGTGCATACAAAAATGTGGTGGCAGGTTTAGAAGGCCTCGATACCAAACAATATTTTGAACTGGCACGGGATAAAGCCATGGAAATAATCAGCAGTGGTGAATACAGTTTGTTTACCAGCTGGAAAGAACTGTGGAGCAAGGCGGGCCGCAACAAGCAGGAACATATGTGGATGCTGCAATCGCAGGCAGGCACCCAGTTTGTCAATAACCTGAGTATTTATTTTTCTGCATACTCTACGTTTGGCCGTGGTGCGGTGTGGGTAACCAACAACCATTATTCCGATTACGAAGACAAAGACAAACGTACATTGGATGGTGTAGCACACAACTATGAAACCAACACGGGCACTAAGTATTACTACCCTTCGTGGCAGGCCGATTTGTACCGTATTGTAAATGGTGTAACCTACAACAACAATGGCACAACAGATAACAGGGCATATGTTATCAAATACGCCGATGTAAACGATCCCACTGTAGCCAACAGCGACGCCCATTACCCGTTGATGCGCTATTCGGAAGTGTTGCTGACATATGCAGAAGCAGCCAACGAAGCCAACGGTGGCCCGACCACAGAAGCCTACAAGCAGTTGAATGCTGTACGTGCCCGTGCAGCCGCTACAGAAGCACCCGCCGGCATGACGCAAGAGCAATTCAGAAGTTTTGTGATTGCTGAAAGAGCCAGAGAATTTGCCCTCGAAGGTGTCCGCCGTTTCGATCTGATGCGCTGGGGCATCTACCTGCAGGTGATGAACAAAATTTCTGCAGGACAAAACAATATTTCCAAAGTGCGGAGTTTGCGCAACTTGTTGTTGCCCATTCCGCAGGCTGAACTGAACTCCAATCCGATGATTACAGAAAACAATCCCGGTTGGTAAATTTCTTCATCTATCACTACCTTCTTATTTATGAAAAAGAATTTGCATAACCTCTACCGGCTGTTGCCGCTGCTGCTGCTTAGTGCATTGTATGCCTGCGATAAGGACAAGCTGGATGCGTCAGCCGCACCACCAGAAATCTCAGGTGTTACGTACCTCACCAATCGTGAAGTGCAGCAGACATCTGTCAACTATGGCGATTGGATCATCATCAAAGGCCAGCATTTGGCCACCACGTACAAGGTTGATTTTAGTGGAGTAGTAGCTGCAGATTCCTTGACCTATGCCGATGATACATCGGTGACGGTGAAGATTCCTCCCACACTGCCGGCACCTGCCGATAACCCTATCACTGTCACTACCAAGTATGGGACTGCTACTTACAATTTCCGCATTTTGCAACCGGCTCCTGAGATATTGTCTGTAGAGCCGATGGCGGGTGCTGCCAATCAGGAAATCACCATCCGCGGTTATTATTTTGGCGGTGTTACCAGTGTGAAGTTTGGCGATACACCGGCCGAAATTGTGAGCAATACCAAAGAGGAAATCAAAGTGAAAATTCCTGCTGGTATTACTACGGCTTATATTACTGTAACGACGCCCAGTGGCACGGTTCAATTTTCTAAAATCTTCGGGTTTAAGTATGAAGTGTTTACCGATGGCTTGCCCGCTGGCTGGACTTACAGCCCGTCATCAGCCAACGTAACGTATGATGCCACTGTGACGACGCCTGTTCGCAGAGGTGCTACTTCTTTAAAAGTTGAGTTCAAAGCAGCATGGTCATTTTTACGGTTGGTAAAATCTGTTGCCTTGAGTAGTACTGGTTATCAGGGATTGAAGTTTTCTATGTATGCACCCGATAATTTCCTGAACAAGAAAGTGCGGATTTACCTCAACGGTTCTACAGCGGCAACTTACACCATTACGGTTGCCAAAACGAATGAATGGATAGATTATCAGCTGCCGTTTACCAACTTCAATAATCCGGCTACCATTACGCAGATTATTTTCAATGAGTTTAGCGGCACCGCTACTTTCCCCCGTCAGATTTATGTAGATGATATTGGCTTGTATTAAAATAACAGGATGCTGAAAAGGATACAGAAGTTTTTGGTTGTGTTGTTTGTAGGCTGTTGTACTGGCTGGCTATTGCCGGCATCCGCACAGCAGGTGTCGGATAAGCATGCTACCAAAGAAGCCAAGCGGTTGTTTCAACGGCTCTATACTTTGCAGTCGAAGTACCGCATTTTCGGCCATCAGGATGCACTGGCCTATGGTGTAGGCTGGAAAGGCATTCCGGGTAAAAGTGATGTGGCCACAGTGGTAGGTGAACATCCGGGGTTGATGGGCTGGGATATTGGTCACCTTGAATTAGATGCTGCTAAAAATTTGGATGATGTACCCTTTGATAGCATGAAGCGATACATCCGTGAAGGACATGCTGCTGGTTCTGTTATCACCATCAGCTGGCATTTGCGTAATCCGCTTACAGGTGGCTCTGCATGGGATACCACACATGGCACTGTTGCATCCATTTTGCCAGGTGGCAGCAAGCATGCTGTGTTCAATAGCTGGCTCGATAAAGTAGCTGTATTTATGCAAGACTTGAAGGATGACAACGGCAGGTATATTCCTGTGTTGTTTCGGCCCTTTCATGAAGTAACGGGCAACTGGTTTTGGTGGTGCAAAAACAATGCAACCCCAGAAGCGATACAGCAATTGTGGCGCTACACGGTGCAGTATTTGCGGGAGCAAAAAAACTCCATCATTTGCTGTATGTGTACAACACCGCTGAGTTTGCCGATGCACAGGCTTTCCTACAATATTACCCCGGTGATGATGTGGTGGATGTGATGAGCTTCGATCAGTATCAGCATGAACCGGTAGCACAAAAGCAGCAGTTTATACAAATCATGCAGCAGCGGGTGCAGGTATTGTGTGCTACGGCACAGTCGCACAAGAAAATTGCAGCTCTTGCTGAAACAGGCATGGAAGCTGTACCCGATCCGCAATGGTGGACAACCGTGTTGTTGCCCATTGTGGAAAGGTATCCATTGTCGTATGTGTTGTTGTGGCGCAATCATGGTTATATGCCTTCCACAGGCAAAATGCATTATTACGGACCCTATGCAGGGCAAGTGTCGGCAGCAGATTTTATACAATTCTATCATCACCCCGTGATGTTGTTTCAACGAAAACTGGCCCAATTAAAAGAGAACAAGCGTAAGAGATGATACAATTACAATGGCTGGATATTTCGATTGTGCTGGCATACCTCGCCACCATGGTGTTCATTGGTTTCTACATGCGCAAAAAAGCACGTGAAAACAAAGAGAGCTACCTCATGGGCGGCAAAAAACTGCCCTGGTATATGTTGGGCTTGAGTGATGCCAGCGATATGTTTGACATCAGCGGAACCATGTGGATGGTGTCGCTGTGTTTTGTGTACGGGCTCAAGAGTATCTGGATTCCTTGGTTGTGGCCTGTGTTCAACCAAGTGTTCATGATGATGTTTTTATCGAAATGGTTGCGGCGTTCCAATGCCAATACCGGTGCTGAGTGGCTGGCTACCCGCTTTGGTACACAAGGCAAGGGAGTAAAAGGTTCGCACCATGTGGTGGTGGTGTTTGCCCTCATTGGTTGCTTTGGTTTTCTGGCTTACGGCTTCATTGGCTTGGGTAAATTCATGGAAATATTTGTGCCGTGGGAAGTAGTGAAAGGCTATGTGCCTTTTGATGTGCCGGCTGGATATGTGGCACATTTCTACGGTATTGTATTTACGCTGTTTGCCATGTTCTATTCTATACTGGGTGGCATGCACAGCATTGTATTGGGTGATGTCATCAAGTACATCATCATGACGGTGGCTTGTGTGGCCATAGCGGTTATTGCCATGCAACATTTGCATAGTAGTACACAACCGCTGCATGTGCCAGAAGGTTGGCTCAATCCGTTTTTTGGCTGGCACCTCAATCTTGATTGGTCGGCCATTGTGCCTGCTGCCAATGAAAAAATTGCCAACGATGGTTTTGAATTGTTCGGCATCTTTTTCATGATGATGTTATTCAAAGGTGTATTTGCCAGTTTGGCCGGCCCGGCGCCGAACTACGATATGCAAAAAATATTATCTACCCGTTCGCCAAAGGAGGCCAGCAAGATGACAGGTTTTGTGTCCATCATTCTGCTCCCCGTTCGCTACTCCATGGTCATAGGATTAACGGTGTTGGCATTGCTGTATTTTCCGCAATTGAATTTGGCCGGCGAGTCGGGAACAGACTTTGAAAGAATTTTGCCTGCTGCTGTCAATCAGTTTTTACCCGTCGGTATTTTGGGTCTTGTACTCACAGGTTTGTTAGGCGCTTTCATGGGTACATTTTCCGGCACCCTCAATGCGGCACAAGCCTACATTGTCAATGATGTGTATTTGCGCTATATCCGTCCGGATGCCAGCAATAAGCAAATCATTCGTACCAATTATATCGTAGGTGTATTAGTGGTGGTTATCGGCATTATACTTGGCTTTTTTGCCAAAGACGTCAACAGTGTGTTGCAATGGATAGTAGGCGGCTTGTATGGCGGTTATATTGCTGCCAACCTGATGAAGTGGTATTGGTGGCGCTTTAATGCCAATGGCTTTTTTTGGGGCATGGCCAGTGGC
The Phnomibacter ginsenosidimutans genome window above contains:
- a CDS encoding RagB/SusD family nutrient uptake outer membrane protein — translated: MAGLEGLDTKQYFELARDKAMEIISSGEYSLFTSWKELWSKAGRNKQEHMWMLQSQAGTQFVNNLSIYFSAYSTFGRGAVWVTNNHYSDYEDKDKRTLDGVAHNYETNTGTKYYYPSWQADLYRIVNGVTYNNNGTTDNRAYVIKYADVNDPTVANSDAHYPLMRYSEVLLTYAEAANEANGGPTTEAYKQLNAVRARAAATEAPAGMTQEQFRSFVIAERAREFALEGVRRFDLMRWGIYLQVMNKISAGQNNISKVRSLRNLLLPIPQAELNSNPMITENNPGW
- a CDS encoding SusC/RagA family TonB-linked outer membrane protein, which gives rise to MGGTEPLYVIDGVPFNNSNSGGTPGSIGEDEKQTLNVLAFLNPNDIESIDILKDASATAIYGSRGANGVVLITTRKGRLGKDRVELTVNLGMAEVSRKLPMLSPQQFARYQNLSYENANYYDGTSYNIPYSPEQIDSLGSDKNNWQDAIFRKGFSQQYALNVSGATESGSHSLSFQYLNQEGTIIQSDFRKIGLNANLHRNVGKFVKVGTSTSIANSRTNGVKTGTDKSDAASAGVIRAALTYPPTIQQEEEFDGTGEGFFITNPVIYSRDVLNRVTGYTIFSSNYAEVSFLKDFKFRQNLGFNYGANTRDQYYPRTVYEGFSVKGSALKADNIWTSMVSESILTFNKKLDNHSINVMGASTFERTNGQSKRAEAKTFPNDLLQNENMQSAEQVLPIITNKYQSTLISFLGRINYTYKDKLLLTLSYRQDGSSKFGKNNKWSGFPSAAVAWKLHQEKWLQKSKAISNLTMRLSYGQTGNQGIGSYASLSKLAVYNYTFNGTTQTGLADDVYAGPANPGLKWETTTAYNAGIDLGLFNNRLQLHADAYVKRTDDLLQYITTPASTGFQRQLRNSGSVENKGLELSVEGLIVNNKNFQWKANANIAFNRNKILSLGGDVKEQFASNISTRDAPFIQVAGQPIGALYGYVEDGYYDNEAEVRNSMVYVNQPWAIIRRMIGEVKYLNLDNDPTSIAATDRMVIGNVNPDYTFGFINNFSYKNFDLSIFINGVQGNDVVNMNKVFNGNIGSSKNISEDMLAGAWTQGKDNSMATEPKAIRQFWRTLLFSRRFIEDGSFVRIKNVALGYTLPKKLVKGINSIRVVASVNNLYTFTKYTGFDPEVNSYGDNPALFGVDLGGYPNARTYNLTIRCGF
- a CDS encoding IPT/TIG domain-containing protein; this translates as MKKNLHNLYRLLPLLLLSALYACDKDKLDASAAPPEISGVTYLTNREVQQTSVNYGDWIIIKGQHLATTYKVDFSGVVAADSLTYADDTSVTVKIPPTLPAPADNPITVTTKYGTATYNFRILQPAPEILSVEPMAGAANQEITIRGYYFGGVTSVKFGDTPAEIVSNTKEEIKVKIPAGITTAYITVTTPSGTVQFSKIFGFKYEVFTDGLPAGWTYSPSSANVTYDATVTTPVRRGATSLKVEFKAAWSFLRLVKSVALSSTGYQGLKFSMYAPDNFLNKKVRIYLNGSTAATYTITVAKTNEWIDYQLPFTNFNNPATITQIIFNEFSGTATFPRQIYVDDIGLY
- a CDS encoding SGNH/GDSL hydrolase family protein; amino-acid sequence: MSNEQPQLPRFWAPGVYIELSFRGDSCTVLLGDEMKWGTNHNGVEIQVDNEPSYKVWLTGKDNVLHIAANKKQRRHKLTITKNTEADMGYLELRGVRCNRLLPLPKAPSRRIEFFGNSITCGTGMDTQDAPCNTGQWYNQHRASKAYGPLTAQKLNAQWQLSSVSGIGLIHSCCNKTTVMPQVYNKINMTDNALPWSFSRYQPDVVTICLGQNDGIQDSVAFTNAYVQLLQQMQQHYPKATFILLNSPMAHAELNAVLQRYLLAVVQQSRQQGISRITHYFYSQRYASGCDSHPTMAEHTQMAEELSAFIAQKMDW
- a CDS encoding sodium:solute symporter family protein — protein: MIQLQWLDISIVLAYLATMVFIGFYMRKKARENKESYLMGGKKLPWYMLGLSDASDMFDISGTMWMVSLCFVYGLKSIWIPWLWPVFNQVFMMMFLSKWLRRSNANTGAEWLATRFGTQGKGVKGSHHVVVVFALIGCFGFLAYGFIGLGKFMEIFVPWEVVKGYVPFDVPAGYVAHFYGIVFTLFAMFYSILGGMHSIVLGDVIKYIIMTVACVAIAVIAMQHLHSSTQPLHVPEGWLNPFFGWHLNLDWSAIVPAANEKIANDGFELFGIFFMMMLFKGVFASLAGPAPNYDMQKILSTRSPKEASKMTGFVSIILLPVRYSMVIGLTVLALLYFPQLNLAGESGTDFERILPAAVNQFLPVGILGLVLTGLLGAFMGTFSGTLNAAQAYIVNDVYLRYIRPDASNKQIIRTNYIVGVLVVVIGIILGFFAKDVNSVLQWIVGGLYGGYIAANLMKWYWWRFNANGFFWGMASGIGSALIFLKLYDGLFLYIWPLLFVISIAGCLIGTYTAPATDMATLTRFYSTVKPWGFWKPVHETLLQEHPDFVANKRFKLDMFNVVLGIIAQCCLTILPMYIVLWMKLPLLITIAVLTVIVVVLKYTWWNKLED
- a CDS encoding carboxypeptidase-like regulatory domain-containing protein; translation: MRKFMSCCLLLCVFVLYEAQAQTRKVTGKVTDEQGAALSGATVSVKQTAISTLTDAKGAFTIEVPATGKTLLISYVGMETLELPIQGKNNVTAQLKTQASALGDVVVIGYGSVRKTDATGAVQRLTREDLLRDNPSNILQAMQGKLAGVNVTQNDGAPGAGLSIRVRGSNSFWVVQNLCM
- a CDS encoding GDSL-type esterase/lipase family protein, whose amino-acid sequence is MTNRLLKSVWTIVVVCCMLTAPTNTTQAQAAAPFANEIAWFKKQDSIKAPPQKPILFIGSSSFTNWKDVQDYFPGYPILNRGFGGSSLPHLLLYADEIIFPYNPKQIVIYCGENDFGGGPQITADSILVRFKRLHNYIRSKMPKVPIVYISMKPSPFRQKVLPQMQAANELIKTFANRTKRLEYIDVYSHMLNADGSIREDIFLSDKLHMNKQGYAIWQPLIAPYLRRK
- a CDS encoding RagB/SusD family nutrient uptake outer membrane protein → MKKSIQIKTILAALTGMLLLSACSKELEEKPFSFLSPENFYKNESDAKTAINGVYNALYTYDMYLQPFWNLTVLDDDHVSGVDWFLGTSGAGNPQGYWGVNGPWVGCYSIIARANTVLENVANIETQIDPEIKTRIMGEAHFLRAWSYFQLVQLYGPVPVRLKSLSADANPAVPRTPVKEVYQVIIDELKLAETMLFPVGHSKAGEPGRATRGLAKGLLAKVYLTMASGGVASGTVSVRGGQDNAVYVHTKMWWQV
- a CDS encoding helix-turn-helix domain-containing protein, whose protein sequence is MTSQRNILKEITPLTASDCFTIFERTKTEFDFPLHYHEEYELNCILNAKGAKRVIGDHIEVIDAAELVLVGPNLPHVWKTHQCKSRDIQEITIQFHKDLFDDKMLRRNQLHFIRDMFEKSTRGILFSKSTIQQISPRLKQLRTKQGFDSVLELMSILHDLSISRNMRILSNGSFNNVQSSYTSRRVEKVMEYMKQNFDKPIALADAAKLANMTQVSFSRFFKSHTGISFMDSLLEIRLGHASRLLIDTHQPVAEVAYHCGFNNISNFNRLFRKKKNCTPKEFRENYSYEKRVFI